One genomic segment of Chitinophaga parva includes these proteins:
- a CDS encoding calcineurin-like phosphoesterase C-terminal domain-containing protein has protein sequence MKSFFYGLCLTVMSAGAVFAQQQVTGYVFEDNNGNGKKDGREKGIANIPVSNGIEVTTTDSKGKYILPVWEDDIIFVIKPSNYQVPVNAYNQPAFYYIHKPKGSPAAKYKGVDPTGPLPASVDFALKRSVEKDSFRALIFGDPQVYDEREVGYFKKGIVDEVEGVKGVAFGLSMGDIAGEDLGMHKSYIKTVSKVGIPWYNVMGNHDMNSDAKADTLTDETFESNFGPATYSYNYGKAHFLVINDNRHPDPGFKGFRGGITDKEFSFIENDLKLVDTSKLLVIAFHVPLYNENPGSYRKEDRDRLFRILEHYPHTLVLSAHTHNQRQSFYGSDFGWRNAQPLYEYNVGTTCGNWYSGRVTEQGVVDSKMSDGTPRGYAYLNVNGNQYTADYKVSGMPASYQINLFHRKVMNTIWWEGRTFIYANFFMGHPGSKVEWRIDDSPWKPMKFVGGADPAFVSELYKWDNADTLMRGRRPTEPGNSTHLWTAPLSEKPGLGEHKIQVRATDVFGRTFVQESSYRIENPKW, from the coding sequence ATGAAGTCGTTTTTTTATGGCCTGTGCCTTACGGTGATGAGTGCCGGGGCGGTGTTTGCCCAACAACAGGTAACCGGGTATGTTTTTGAAGACAATAATGGCAATGGCAAGAAGGATGGCCGCGAAAAGGGCATTGCCAACATCCCGGTGAGCAACGGGATAGAGGTAACAACGACAGACAGTAAAGGAAAATACATTCTACCGGTGTGGGAAGATGATATCATTTTTGTGATCAAACCTTCTAATTACCAGGTGCCGGTGAATGCATATAATCAACCTGCGTTTTACTATATCCATAAACCTAAAGGATCACCGGCCGCTAAATACAAGGGGGTAGATCCAACCGGCCCCCTGCCGGCGTCTGTTGACTTTGCCCTGAAACGTTCTGTGGAGAAGGACAGCTTCAGGGCCCTGATCTTTGGCGACCCGCAGGTGTACGACGAGCGGGAAGTAGGTTATTTCAAAAAGGGCATCGTGGATGAGGTGGAAGGTGTGAAAGGTGTGGCATTTGGCCTCAGTATGGGAGATATTGCCGGGGAAGACCTGGGAATGCATAAGTCCTATATAAAGACTGTGAGTAAAGTAGGGATTCCCTGGTACAATGTAATGGGTAATCACGATATGAACTCCGATGCAAAAGCAGATACGCTCACGGATGAAACCTTTGAGTCCAATTTCGGCCCGGCCACTTATTCCTACAATTATGGCAAGGCGCACTTCCTGGTGATCAACGACAACCGGCATCCTGATCCCGGTTTTAAAGGATTCAGGGGAGGCATTACCGACAAAGAATTTTCATTTATTGAGAACGATCTGAAGCTGGTAGATACCAGTAAATTACTCGTGATCGCTTTTCATGTGCCTTTATATAATGAAAACCCGGGTTCTTACCGGAAGGAAGACCGGGACCGCTTGTTTCGCATCCTGGAGCACTATCCGCATACCCTGGTATTGTCTGCCCATACACATAACCAGCGGCAAAGCTTTTATGGCAGTGATTTTGGATGGCGGAACGCACAACCCTTGTATGAATATAACGTGGGTACTACCTGCGGGAACTGGTATTCCGGGCGGGTAACGGAGCAGGGCGTGGTGGATTCGAAGATGAGTGATGGAACGCCAAGGGGGTATGCCTATCTGAATGTGAATGGCAACCAGTATACGGCAGACTACAAAGTGTCTGGCATGCCGGCCAGTTACCAGATAAACCTGTTCCACCGCAAGGTGATGAACACCATCTGGTGGGAAGGACGCACCTTTATCTATGCTAACTTTTTCATGGGGCATCCGGGAAGCAAAGTGGAATGGCGCATAGATGACAGTCCCTGGAAACCGATGAAATTTGTAGGTGGTGCAGATCCTGCATTTGTAAGTGAACTGTACAAATGGGACAATGCTGACACCCTGATGCGCGGCCGCAGGCCCACAGAGCCGGGGAACAGTACTCACTTGTGGACGGCACCACTGTCTGAAAAGCCAGGACTGGGAGAACATAAGATCCAGGTAAGGGCAACCGATGTATTCGGGCGCACCTTTGTACAAGAGAGTTCGTATCGTATTGAAAATCCAAAGTGGTAA
- a CDS encoding DUF4998 domain-containing protein — protein MKKLVFLMSWGCLLLGACNKMDATYDKFIKDGPVTYTGKADSVQVFGGHNRVLVNWWISSDQTIRSCKVFWNFGQDSLRVPVMKTAGTDTVKAYVNNLAEGTYSFTVYTYDAAGHHSVGTNAIGQAYGDIFQSTLAGKPFRTATKNAADNSIRVIWVGKDAKCLGTEWHFTGTDQREHDYFAPQADTTFIDGCDLTKPVSYRSLYVPDQHAIDTFYTDYKSL, from the coding sequence ATGAAAAAGCTGGTCTTTTTAATGAGCTGGGGCTGCCTGCTGCTGGGAGCCTGCAATAAAATGGATGCTACTTACGATAAGTTTATTAAGGATGGCCCGGTTACTTACACCGGTAAAGCAGACTCCGTACAGGTATTTGGAGGGCATAACAGGGTGTTGGTAAACTGGTGGATCTCTTCCGACCAGACTATCCGCTCCTGTAAAGTGTTCTGGAACTTTGGGCAGGACTCTCTCCGTGTGCCGGTGATGAAGACAGCCGGCACCGATACGGTGAAAGCGTATGTCAACAACCTCGCAGAAGGTACTTACAGTTTTACGGTTTATACCTACGATGCGGCGGGGCATCATTCTGTAGGCACCAATGCAATTGGCCAGGCCTATGGCGATATCTTCCAGTCTACCCTTGCTGGAAAACCTTTCCGTACTGCAACGAAAAATGCGGCCGACAATTCCATCCGGGTAATCTGGGTGGGAAAGGATGCAAAGTGCCTGGGAACGGAGTGGCATTTTACGGGAACAGACCAACGGGAGCATGACTATTTTGCACCGCAGGCCGATACTACTTTTATAGACGGTTGCGATCTTACGAAGCCGGTATCCTACCGCTCCCTGTATGTGCCGGATCAACATGCGATCGATACTTTCTACACGGATTATAAATCATTATAA